One window of the Populus trichocarpa isolate Nisqually-1 chromosome 9, P.trichocarpa_v4.1, whole genome shotgun sequence genome contains the following:
- the LOC7463978 gene encoding auxin-responsive protein SAUR23 produces MGILSFPSVAHNAKKILKHQSLLGRNHSNLPEGHVAVYVGEFQKKRFVVPISYINHPSFLALLNQSEEEFGFNHPMGGLTIPCKEDAFIDLTSRLHDS; encoded by the coding sequence ATGGGTATCCTTAGTTTTCCTTCTGTGGCTCATAATGCCAAGAAAATCCTCAAACATCAGTCTCTTCTTGGTAGAAATCACTCAAATCTTCCGGAAGGGCACGTTGCAGTGTACGTTGGAGAATTCCAAAAGAAGCGGTTTGTGGTCCCAATTTCATATATTAATCATCCTTCTTTCCTAGCCTTGCTTAATCAATCCGAGGAAGAATTTGGCTTCAATCATCCAATGGGTGGTCTTACAATTCCTTGCAAAGAAGATGCCTTCATTGATCTCACTTCTCGGCTACACGACTCGTGA